Proteins encoded by one window of Mustela erminea isolate mMusErm1 chromosome 7, mMusErm1.Pri, whole genome shotgun sequence:
- the PRND gene encoding prion-like protein doppel produces MRKHLGGCWLAIVCVLLFSQLSAVKARGIKHRIKWNRKAVPSTSQVTEARTAETRPGAFIKQGRKLDVDLGAEGNRYYEANYWQFPDGIHYNGCSEANVTREKFVSGCINATQVANQEELSREKQDNKLYQRVLWRLIRELCSIKHCDFWLERGAGLRVSVDQPVLLCLLVFIWFIVK; encoded by the coding sequence ATGAGGAAGCATCTGGGCGGATGCTGGTTGGCCATTGTCTGTGTCCTGCTGTTCAGCCAGCTCTCAGCAGTCAAGGCCAGAGGCATCAAGCACCGAATCAAGTGGAACCGGAAGGCCGTGCCCAGTACCTCGCAGGTCACCGAGGCGCGCACGGCGGAGACCCGCCCGGGAGCCTTCATCAAGCAAGGCCGGAAGTTGGATGTCGACCTGGGAGCGGAGGGCAACAGGTACTACGAGGCCAACTACTGGCAGTTCCCCGACGGGATCCACTACAATGGCTGCTCAGAGGCCAACGTGACCAGGGAGAAGTTCGTGAGCGGCTGCATCAATGCCACCCAGGTGGCGAACCAGGAGGAGCTGTCCCGAGAGAAACAGGACAATAAGCTTTACCAGCGGGTCCTGTGGCGGCTGATCAGGGAGCTCTGCTCCATCAAGCACTGTGATTTTTGGTTGGAGAGGGGAGCGGGACTTCGGGTCAGCGTGGACCAGCCcgtgctgctctgcctgctggttTTCATTTGGTTTATTGTGAAATAA